The Mycolicibacterium flavescens genomic interval GGCCTCGAACACGACCCGCAGCGCGTGCCCGGCCGCCGCGGCACGCAGGGGAGACTGTTCGGTGCGGACGTGGTCCACCAGACCGCCGATGACTCGGTGCGCGGCGATCATCGACTCGATCAGCGGCCGGGCCCGGTCGGTGTGGGCGGCGGCCGGATACAGCCGGGCCTCCTCGGCTGCGGCGTGCGGTAGCAACTCGTCGGTCAGAAATTCGGTGGCCGCGGCGCGCGCCGCTTCGAAACCGGCGCCGCCTTCGGCCGCCGACAACATCGCCTCGGTCAGCGTCTTGAGGTGTCCGGCCAGCTCAGCGTGGTGAGTCTTCACCGTCTCGGCCGCCTCCGCGTCCGCGGGTGTGGTGGCGACGATCAGTCCGTTGACAGTCATGACGGATTCCTTTCGGCTGTGCTGGTCCTACAGCTAGCAATTTACTACAATAATTTCCGTGGTAAATAGCGCACCGCCTCTCGGGCCTTCGCCGGTGCCGTCCGCAACCGGTCCCGTGCCGTTGTCGGGACAGCGGTTGAGGGTGCTCGAGCACGTGCGGGTGCACGCTCCGGTTCGGACTGTCGACGCGGCCCTCGAACTGGGGCTGCATCAGAACACGGTGCGCGAGCACCTGGATGCGCTCGTCGACCTCGGCCTCGTCGAACGCACCACCGAACCCGCCGCCGGACGTGGCCGGCCGGCGGCGCTGTACCGGCCCTCGGCGGCGGACCCCGCGTTGCGGGTCCGCGACTACGCCAGCCTCGCGACGGCGCTGGCCGGGCACATCGCCCGGACCAGCGCCGAGCCCGAGCGCGACGCCCGCGCGGCCGGCGTCGAATGGGGCCGCGAGGTAGCCGAGGAGATCGGCCGCACCGACAGTGATCCGCGCCAGGCGGTCCTCGATGCACTGGCCCGGCTGGGTTTTGCTCCCGAAGACGACGGGCCGCAGCGTGGGGTGGCGCTGCGGCGCTGTCCGCTGCTCGAGGCCGCCCGTCGCTACCCGAGCGTGGTCTGCCAGGTCCACCTCGGCATCGTCGAGGGGTTGCTGCACAGCGTCGATGCGCCGACCGGGCCGGGCCTGGACCTGATCCCGTTCGCCGAACCCGGCGCCTGTCGGCTGTTCCTACCCGATCCGGTGGTGAAAAGCCATGACTGAGAGTCGGATTCCGCTCCGGGCGGTGTTGCTGATACCGGGAGGGTTCGCGCTGTTGGCCGGATTGGACGCCGCGCTGTTGCGTCTCGGGCTGCCCGCCCCGGTGGAGACGGTCCAGCTGGCCGAGGTGCACGGCATCGTGCTCGTGCTCGGGTTCGTCGGCACCGTGATCGCGCTGGAACGCGCTGTGGCATCGGGCCGGTGGTGGTGCTATCTGGCCCCGGCGCTGTCCGGGCTGGGGGCGATTCTTCTCGTCAGCCCTGCCCCGCGACTCTTCGCCGATACCGCCCTTCTGGCTGGCGCCTCGCTACTGGTCGCGGTGTATGTGCCGCTGTGGCAGCGCAGTTGGGATGCAGCGGTGCTGGTTCAGGCCGCGGGTGCGGTGTTGGCGACCGGAGCGGCGCTGCTGTGGGCGGCCGGGTTTCCCGCGCCGGACCTGCTCGGCTGGCTGGCCGGCTTCCTCATCCTGACCATCGCGGGGGAGCGCCTGGAACTGGCGCGGGTGGCGCTGTCGGATACCCGCGCCGAGATGCTGCTCGGCGCGGCAACGGTCACACTCGTCATCGGTGCGGTGACGCAATTAGTCTGGCCGACAGTCGGTTTCGCACTTCTCGGTGCGGCGGTCCTCGGGGTCGCATGCTGGCTGTTTCGATTCGACGTCGCCAGGCGAACCATCCACACCACAGGCCTCACACGCTATATGGCGGTGGGCTTGCTGGCCGGCTACGCGTGGCTATTGGTTCCCGGCCTGGCGTGGCTTCTCGTCGGCGCGGTGAGCTCGGGCGGTGGATACGACGCGATCGTGCACGCGGTGATGCTCGGGTTCGTGCTGTCGATGATCATGGCCCACGCACCGGTCATCCTGCCCGCAGTGCTGCGACGTCCGTTGCCGTACACCCCGGCGATGTACGGGCCGGTCATGCTGCTGCACGCATCGCTGTTGTTGCGCATAGTCATCGGTGACGTGCGCGGCGTCGAGTGGGCGGTGCAGGCCGGGGGCGTCCTTAACATCGTGGCGGTGCTCGCGTTCGTCGGCGTCGCGGTCCGCGCGGCCGCGCGGCAGACGATCGGGACGCCGGTATGAACCGCTCCCAGTGGCATCTGCGGGTCGGGGCGATCGTATTCGCCTGGCTCACAGCACTTGTCGTGATTGCGCTGGTTCACAGGTCGGTGCCGATATCGAGTTGGCTGCTGATCCACCTGCTCGGTCTGGGGGCGGCAGGCAACGCGATCCTCATCTGGAGCCGACACTTCACCGATGCGCTTCTGCGCCGTCCACAAGACCCGTCGAGGTCCGGGCAGGCCTGGACCCTCGCGGTTTTCAACGTCGGCGCGGTCGCGGTGGTGGCAGGCATGGCCGTCTCCTTCTGGCCGGTGGTGCTGGCCGGTGGTGTCGCGGTCGCCGCCGTCGCGTTGACCCACGCCGTCACATTGGTGCGGCAACTGCGCAGCGCGCTGCCTTCGCGCTTCGGCGACACCGTGCGCTATTACGTCGCTGCGGCAGCGCTGCTTTCGGTCGGGGCTGGGCTCGGCGTCGCGATGGCCAACGCGACGCTGCCCGGCGCCCTGCACGCGCGGTTCGTCGTGGCCCACGCCGCGGTCAACCTGTTCGGGTTCATCGGGCTCACGGTGCTGGGCACATTGGTGACCCTGTGGCCGACGATGCTGCGCACCCGGATGGCGGACGGAGTCGAGGTCGCCGCCCGGCGCGGTCTGCCCCTGCTGGTCGGAGGTTTGGTGGTGGCGGTGTCGGCGGCGGTGGCCGGCTCGCCGATGATGAGCGCCGCGGGCGCGCTGGCCTACCTCGTTTCGGTCGGCTACGTGCTGTGGCCCCACCTCGACGAGGTCCGCCGCAAGCGGCCGGGCAACTTCGCGACGCTGTCGGTGCTCTGCGGGGTGGTGTGGCTGCTGGGCTCACTGAGCTACGCCGTGGTCGCCT includes:
- a CDS encoding putative transcriptional regulator, with amino-acid sequence MPSATGPVPLSGQRLRVLEHVRVHAPVRTVDAALELGLHQNTVREHLDALVDLGLVERTTEPAAGRGRPAALYRPSAADPALRVRDYASLATALAGHIARTSAEPERDARAAGVEWGREVAEEIGRTDSDPRQAVLDALARLGFAPEDDGPQRGVALRRCPLLEAARRYPSVVCQVHLGIVEGLLHSVDAPTGPGLDLIPFAEPGACRLFLPDPVVKSHD
- a CDS encoding hemerythrin HHE cation binding domain-containing protein, translating into MTVNGLIVATTPADAEAAETVKTHHAELAGHLKTLTEAMLSAAEGGAGFEAARAAATEFLTDELLPHAAAEEARLYPAAAHTDRARPLIESMIAAHRVIGGLVDHVRTEQSPLRAAAAGHALRVVFEAHLIDENDRILPIVASDPEISLADSLDGMHELIGGHHHAEGGHSCGCGADAEEPVLDVREVPHSIRHATVFGAFDAVPVGSALVLVAPHDPVPLLRQLHDRTSGRISVDYLERGPEAWKLRLTRH